In Cytobacillus oceanisediminis, the following proteins share a genomic window:
- a CDS encoding thiolase family protein: MRNVVITSAVRTPVGTFGGAFKDLLPTDLIVPVLKEAAERSGLQSNEVDEVILGHCIQRTDEPNTARTAALLAGFDDTTTGFTVQRQCASGMQAIISAALQIQSGMSDIVIAGGVEAMSSSPYVLKQHRWGARMQHGQVTDTVWEILEDPIHHIMMGETAENLAEIHAITREEQDEAALLSHKRALHAIENSYFDSQIVPITMKSRKGEVTVTKDENPRADLTAEKLRSLKPVFRKGGSVTAGNASSLNDGGAALVLMPEELALKKGLKPLAKIVGFSVAGVDPKVMGRGPVPAVKKGLANVSWSLDDADLIEVNEAFAAQYLAVEKELGLNRDKVNVNGSGISLGHPIGCTGARLVVSLVHELKRRGGHKGIASLCVGGGMGATVFVETYE; the protein is encoded by the coding sequence ATGAGAAATGTTGTAATAACATCAGCAGTCAGAACACCGGTTGGAACGTTTGGCGGAGCCTTTAAGGATCTTCTGCCGACAGATTTGATTGTGCCTGTATTAAAAGAAGCTGCCGAGAGAAGCGGCCTGCAGAGCAATGAGGTGGATGAAGTGATTTTGGGACACTGCATTCAACGTACAGATGAACCGAATACAGCAAGGACAGCAGCTTTGCTTGCAGGCTTTGATGATACAACAACAGGGTTCACAGTCCAGAGGCAGTGTGCATCCGGTATGCAGGCAATTATTTCTGCAGCGCTGCAGATTCAGTCAGGGATGTCAGATATCGTGATTGCTGGAGGAGTGGAAGCCATGAGCTCCAGCCCTTATGTATTAAAACAGCATCGCTGGGGCGCCCGCATGCAGCATGGGCAGGTAACCGACACCGTATGGGAAATTCTCGAAGATCCAATCCATCATATTATGATGGGGGAAACGGCAGAAAACCTGGCAGAAATTCATGCCATTACAAGAGAAGAACAAGATGAAGCGGCCTTGCTTAGCCACAAGAGAGCCTTGCACGCAATTGAAAACAGTTACTTTGATTCTCAGATCGTTCCAATTACTATGAAAAGCAGGAAAGGGGAAGTAACCGTTACAAAAGATGAAAACCCACGTGCAGATTTAACAGCCGAAAAGCTGCGAAGCTTGAAGCCTGTCTTTAGAAAGGGCGGCTCCGTTACAGCAGGAAATGCATCAAGCCTGAATGACGGCGGAGCAGCACTTGTCCTGATGCCGGAAGAACTGGCTCTGAAAAAGGGACTGAAGCCTCTGGCAAAGATTGTTGGCTTCTCCGTGGCTGGAGTAGATCCAAAAGTAATGGGAAGAGGGCCAGTGCCCGCAGTCAAAAAAGGTCTTGCTAATGTCAGCTGGTCGCTTGATGATGCAGACTTGATTGAGGTCAATGAGGCTTTTGCAGCCCAATATTTGGCGGTGGAGAAAGAGTTAGGCTTAAACCGGGACAAAGTGAATGTAAATGGAAGCGGAATCAGTCTGGGACACCCTATTGGATGTACCGGTGCGCGCCTTGTTGTGAGTCTCGTTCATGAATTAAAAAGAAGAGGCGGCCATAAAGGAATAGCTTCTCTATGTGTCGGAGGCGGGATGGGGGCCACAGTATTTGTGGAAACGTACGAATAA
- a CDS encoding GNAT family N-acetyltransferase has product MNVRKTPSDSRLRLKEANELIGYAELNGILWPHRTGWITIAIADETEWGKGYGKEAVQCLIRYAFMELNLYRLQLTVFSYNTRAKTLYESLGFQREGCYREFLERDGKRHDMYLYGLLRKEWKE; this is encoded by the coding sequence ATGAATGTCCGCAAGACACCTTCAGATTCTCGCCTCAGGTTAAAAGAAGCAAATGAACTGATAGGCTATGCAGAGTTAAACGGCATTTTATGGCCCCACAGAACAGGCTGGATCACCATTGCCATTGCAGATGAAACCGAATGGGGAAAAGGGTACGGAAAGGAAGCCGTGCAATGCCTGATTCGCTATGCTTTTATGGAGCTTAATCTGTATAGGCTTCAGCTTACTGTATTTTCCTATAATACTAGAGCAAAAACTCTTTATGAAAGTCTTGGATTCCAGAGAGAAGGCTGCTATAGAGAGTTTCTTGAGCGCGATGGAAAACGGCATGATATGTATCTATACGGGCTCCTGAGAAAGGAGTGGAAAGAGTGA
- a CDS encoding MFS transporter produces the protein MMSKPVLIATSVILTVTGIFVASNIYTLIPIYGDIADSFKVNENYIVGGGSLFAFFYAAGLLFFGPASDTFGRRRIIITGLFASALSTCAVGLSPNVEALYITRSIQGLTLGSFAPVAFAYSFDLFQPRSRTLLLVFINTGFLVAGILGQLISSTITFYFKWNYAFYFFAFCYFILFLVSYKILPGTSPPSKSGVSVISIMKNLLMNGSLLQSYAITFTLLFTFVAFYDAIGRNFEGTMEELFTLRAVGLIGALLSLFTGKLIERIGAHSTLKLGLLLGIFSIINMFFFSSTFALMAISIMFVASISLLVPTVITLIGMIAGADRAKALSLYSFFLLTGASLAPPAVMILEYHYVLYLLLAFFLTNIVLSYFLSKEIIFVSQPE, from the coding sequence ATGATGTCAAAACCGGTCCTGATTGCAACTTCAGTCATTCTGACAGTTACAGGAATTTTTGTGGCCAGCAACATTTATACACTAATCCCTATTTACGGGGACATTGCTGACTCATTTAAAGTAAACGAAAATTATATTGTCGGCGGGGGAAGCCTTTTTGCATTTTTTTATGCAGCCGGCCTGCTATTCTTTGGTCCTGCTTCAGATACATTTGGCAGGCGCAGAATTATTATTACGGGTTTGTTTGCTTCTGCTTTATCCACTTGTGCCGTCGGGCTCTCTCCTAATGTAGAGGCTCTCTATATAACCAGGTCGATTCAGGGGCTGACCCTTGGGAGCTTTGCTCCTGTTGCCTTCGCTTATTCTTTTGATCTTTTTCAGCCCAGGAGCCGCACCCTGCTGCTTGTTTTTATCAATACAGGGTTCCTTGTCGCCGGCATTCTTGGACAGCTGATCAGTTCGACAATTACTTTTTATTTTAAATGGAACTATGCTTTTTATTTCTTTGCGTTTTGCTATTTTATTCTTTTCCTTGTATCGTATAAAATACTTCCAGGCACTTCTCCTCCTTCCAAATCAGGGGTTTCCGTTATTTCTATTATGAAAAACCTATTAATGAACGGAAGCCTGCTCCAAAGCTATGCTATTACATTTACTTTGCTGTTTACCTTTGTAGCTTTTTACGATGCAATAGGAAGGAATTTCGAGGGAACCATGGAGGAGCTGTTCACATTAAGAGCTGTGGGACTAATCGGGGCGCTGCTGTCTCTCTTTACGGGAAAATTAATTGAGCGGATTGGTGCCCATTCGACATTAAAGCTTGGTTTACTTTTAGGAATCTTCAGCATCATTAATATGTTTTTCTTCAGCAGCACTTTTGCCTTAATGGCTATTTCTATAATGTTCGTGGCTTCCATATCTCTTCTTGTTCCCACTGTTATCACACTGATTGGCATGATTGCAGGGGCTGATCGTGCAAAAGCGCTTTCTCTCTATTCTTTTTTTCTATTAACCGGAGCAAGCCTTGCCCCGCCGGCAGTCATGATTCTTGAATATCATTATGTACTGTATCTGCTTCTTGCCTTTTTCCTGACGAATATCGTTCTTAGCTATTTCTTGTCAAAAGAAATTATTTTTGTCAGTCAGCCAGAATAA
- the addB gene encoding helicase-exonuclease AddAB subunit AddB: MTVRLLIGRSGSGKTEHCLNEIRDELRLNPDGDPIIYLVPEQMTFLSEYKLITTPGLGGMIRSQVYSFTRLAWRILQETGGMSRYHLNSVGISMLIRKIIEDKKDELKLFQRAADKNGFIQQIEQIMTEFKRYCVAPDELAERQQQLSGTGKSNKALQDKLHDLELIYKNFEESLAGKYTDSEDYFRLLAEKASNSEYLKNAEVYIDGFYSFTPQEYSIVEQLMKQCKNVTITLTLDQPFKNSAPDDLHLFRMPGENYQTIKEMASRNSLDVEEMILTEQRRWSSPSLRHLEDHFDSRPAEALPGEADIHIGQAVNRRAEIEGVARKINKLVRTDGYRYRDIAVLARNGQGYHDMIETVFHDYDIPFFIDQKRTMLNHPLVELIRSTLEIINGNWRYEPIFRAVKTELIFPSRLNAGKLREQMDRLENYVLAYGIQGDKWTKKKRWIYRRIRGLEFDAVAQTDAEKKIEDELSDLRKMITGPILRLHRRLKKAADGRGLCEALFLYMEEMDVPVKIEKWKTAEEEKGNLVKSREHGQAWNAIMELLDQYVEMLGEEEVTLKRFASILDAGLESLRFTLVPPAIDQVMAADLERSRLTDIKAAFVIGLNEGVLPAKFSEDGVLADDDREILNTNGMKLAPGSRTRLLDEEFIAYKAFVTPSEKLFISYPLSNEEGKALMPSPYIKRLGDLFPDCRQHSFMSDPAELPETEQLEYADNLNTALSYLTSQLQLKKRSYPIYDLWWDVYNCYLNNEQWRRPALKVLSSLNYENRTLQLGEDISKELYGDHIQASVSRMELFHSCPFSHFAQHGLRLRERQVYRLEAPDIGDLFHAALKFIAETVMTQKLSWTDMTREQCEILAKEAVEMLAPKLQNEILLSSNRHHYIKRKLEQIISRASYVISEHAKSSGFSPVGLELGFGPKGELPSLVFPLKNGTKMELVGRIDRVDKAQDTNGTFLRVIDYKSSSKDLNVSEVYYGIALQMLTYLDIIIAHSNALIGTEADPAGVLYFHVHNPIVSTSKMLTLEDIEQELYKKFKMNGLMLGNENVIRLMDQTLETGDSSIISAGFKKDGTLSKRSKVASKQEFDYLRRYVRKMYANTGNKITEGAVDIAPYKMKDKTPCTFCAYKSVCQFDESLDTNDYRLFVPKPKEDMIEIIKKEVEGDENGHTA, translated from the coding sequence ATGACCGTACGTTTATTGATAGGCCGTTCCGGAAGCGGCAAAACGGAACACTGCCTAAATGAAATCCGCGATGAACTGCGGCTTAATCCGGATGGAGATCCAATCATTTATTTAGTTCCGGAACAAATGACGTTCCTTTCAGAATATAAATTAATTACCACGCCAGGCCTTGGCGGAATGATACGCAGCCAGGTATATTCTTTCACGCGCCTTGCCTGGAGAATTCTTCAGGAAACAGGAGGCATGAGCAGATACCATCTTAACAGTGTTGGCATCAGCATGCTAATCCGCAAAATTATCGAAGATAAAAAGGATGAACTGAAGCTTTTCCAGAGGGCTGCAGATAAAAATGGTTTTATTCAGCAAATTGAACAAATAATGACTGAATTCAAACGTTATTGTGTAGCTCCCGATGAACTGGCTGAAAGGCAGCAGCAGCTCTCAGGAACAGGGAAATCGAATAAGGCACTTCAGGACAAGCTGCATGATCTTGAATTAATCTATAAAAATTTTGAAGAATCCCTTGCCGGCAAATATACAGATTCAGAGGATTATTTCCGCCTGCTTGCTGAAAAAGCCTCCAATTCAGAGTATCTAAAAAATGCCGAGGTTTATATAGATGGCTTTTACAGCTTTACACCACAGGAATATTCGATTGTTGAACAGCTGATGAAGCAGTGTAAAAACGTCACTATTACACTGACGCTTGACCAGCCGTTTAAAAATAGTGCTCCTGATGATCTTCATTTATTCAGAATGCCTGGAGAAAACTATCAGACAATCAAAGAAATGGCTTCCCGCAACAGTCTGGATGTTGAAGAAATGATCCTTACTGAGCAAAGAAGGTGGAGCAGCCCTTCTCTTAGGCATCTTGAGGACCATTTTGACAGCAGGCCTGCTGAGGCATTGCCAGGGGAAGCAGACATTCATATCGGACAGGCTGTTAACAGGAGAGCTGAAATCGAGGGCGTTGCCAGAAAAATAAATAAGCTTGTTCGTACAGATGGCTATCGCTATCGTGATATTGCAGTACTTGCAAGAAACGGACAGGGTTATCATGACATGATTGAAACAGTGTTCCATGACTATGATATCCCATTTTTTATTGACCAAAAAAGAACTATGCTGAATCATCCCCTCGTAGAGTTAATTCGGTCAACTCTTGAAATCATCAATGGGAATTGGCGCTATGAACCGATCTTCAGGGCAGTAAAAACGGAGCTGATTTTTCCGTCCAGGTTAAACGCCGGCAAGCTTCGTGAGCAAATGGACAGACTTGAGAACTATGTTCTTGCCTATGGCATTCAAGGAGACAAATGGACGAAGAAGAAGAGATGGATTTACAGGAGAATCAGGGGGCTGGAGTTTGATGCGGTTGCCCAGACTGATGCCGAGAAGAAAATAGAAGATGAGTTAAGTGATTTGCGCAAAATGATTACAGGCCCAATATTAAGGCTGCACAGGCGCTTGAAAAAGGCTGCTGATGGCCGCGGACTTTGTGAAGCTTTATTTTTGTACATGGAAGAAATGGATGTGCCTGTGAAGATTGAAAAGTGGAAAACAGCTGAAGAGGAAAAAGGGAACCTTGTTAAGTCAAGGGAACATGGACAAGCATGGAATGCCATTATGGAGCTTCTGGATCAGTATGTAGAAATGCTTGGTGAAGAAGAAGTGACGCTTAAGCGCTTTGCTTCCATTCTGGATGCCGGTCTGGAGTCGCTGAGATTTACGCTTGTTCCGCCTGCCATCGATCAGGTCATGGCGGCCGATTTGGAAAGGTCAAGGCTAACTGATATTAAAGCTGCCTTTGTCATTGGTCTGAATGAGGGAGTACTTCCTGCCAAATTCTCAGAGGACGGTGTGCTGGCGGATGACGACAGAGAAATTCTGAACACCAACGGAATGAAACTGGCGCCAGGAAGCCGTACACGACTTCTTGATGAAGAATTTATAGCCTATAAAGCGTTTGTTACTCCATCAGAAAAACTTTTTATCAGTTATCCGCTGTCAAATGAAGAAGGTAAGGCTCTTATGCCTTCTCCTTATATTAAGAGATTGGGAGATTTATTCCCTGATTGCAGGCAGCATTCCTTCATGTCGGATCCGGCAGAGCTGCCGGAAACGGAGCAGCTGGAATATGCGGATAACCTTAATACAGCACTTTCGTATTTGACTTCACAGCTTCAGCTGAAAAAACGCAGCTACCCAATCTATGACCTGTGGTGGGATGTTTATAACTGCTACCTTAATAATGAGCAGTGGAGAAGGCCAGCATTAAAGGTTCTTTCCAGCCTGAATTATGAAAACAGGACACTTCAGCTTGGCGAAGACATCAGTAAAGAATTGTACGGCGATCATATTCAGGCAAGTGTTTCCAGAATGGAATTATTCCATAGCTGTCCATTTTCCCATTTTGCACAGCATGGACTAAGGCTGCGGGAAAGACAGGTATACCGCTTGGAGGCACCGGATATCGGGGATTTATTCCATGCTGCTTTAAAATTTATCGCAGAAACAGTTATGACTCAGAAGCTTTCATGGACAGATATGACGAGGGAACAGTGTGAGATCCTTGCAAAAGAAGCAGTTGAAATGCTTGCTCCTAAACTGCAAAATGAAATTCTTTTAAGCTCGAACAGACATCACTATATTAAGAGAAAGCTTGAGCAAATCATCAGCAGGGCCTCCTATGTAATCAGTGAGCATGCCAAATCAAGCGGATTTTCGCCAGTGGGGCTTGAGCTGGGATTTGGTCCAAAAGGAGAACTTCCTTCGCTTGTTTTCCCGCTTAAAAACGGGACGAAAATGGAACTTGTCGGAAGAATTGACAGGGTGGATAAGGCTCAGGATACAAACGGAACATTTTTACGGGTTATTGACTATAAATCCAGTTCCAAAGACTTAAATGTCAGTGAGGTTTATTATGGCATTGCTCTGCAGATGCTTACGTATCTTGATATTATCATTGCCCATTCCAATGCCTTAATCGGAACAGAAGCAGATCCAGCTGGAGTACTTTATTTCCATGTCCACAATCCAATTGTAAGCACATCTAAGATGCTTACATTGGAAGATATTGAGCAGGAACTTTATAAGAAATTTAAAATGAATGGTCTGATGCTTGGGAATGAAAATGTTATCAGATTAATGGATCAGACTCTTGAGACAGGAGATTCTTCCATCATCTCTGCAGGATTCAAGAAGGACGGGACACTCTCGAAGCGATCTAAAGTGGCAAGCAAGCAGGAGTTTGACTATTTGCGCCGTTATGTACGGAAAATGTATGCAAATACCGGCAATAAGATTACAGAGGGGGCTGTCGATATTGCCCCGTATAAAATGAAAGACAAAACACCTTGTACTTTTTGTGCCTATAAATCTGTATGCCAATTTGACGAATCGCTCGATACAAATGATTACAGATTATTTGTGCCTAAGCCAAAAGAAGACATGATTGAAATCATCAAGAAGGAGGTAGAGGGCGATGAAAATGGCCATACCGCCTAA
- the addA gene encoding helicase-exonuclease AddAB subunit AddA — translation MKMAIPPKPEDATWTDDQWKAIMAKGQDILVAAAAGSGKTAVLVERIINKIIADEDPINVDELLVVTFTNASAAEMRHRIGEALEKAINADPKSAHLRKQVSLLNRASISTLHSFCLEMIRKYYYMTDIDPGFRIADETEAQLLRDEVLEELFEEEYGREGNEAFFALVDTFTNDRSDTALQDIIRDLYDFARSNPSPDQYLDSIVEMYNVDGVNSLEQLPFVRSLLEDIDLQLKGAKQLLEYGLELTKLPGGPAPRAENFIADLHVVNTLIEAKNDSWLMLYEAMQSWSFGRAKTCKGDDYDEGLVEKAKKLRDQAKKIITGLQEELFFRRQESFMRDMAEMKPHIESLVSLVKEFSIRFDQVKTEKGLVDFADLEHYCLEILSSSDEEGRLLPSEAALACKNQFREVLVDEYQDTNMVQEAILQLVTADSEENGNLFMVGDVKQSIYRFRLAEPNLFLGKYTRFGRDGEEAGLRIDLARNFRSRKEVLHGTNYIFKQIMGTSVGEIEYDQAAELVKGAPYSESQEHPVEIAIIDLEGNEKNEPEPKSMDEGFDSEDLAQSQLEARFMASKIKEIIENRKEVYNTKTQSGRPAKYRDIVILLRSMTWAPQIMEEFKQQGIPVYANLSSGYFEATEVAIMMSLLKVIDNPYQDIPLASVLRSPILGLTEEELAQIRIHNKRGSFYEALTSFCRNDPTLETGELYEKVRPFFDQLKDWRVMARQGSLSELIWHLYRETRFFDFVGGMPGGKQRQANLRALYDRARQYEATSFRGLFRFLRFIERMRDRGDDLGAARALGEQEDVVRLMTIHSSKGLEFPFVFIAGLARTFNTMDLKKPYMLDKEFGFAAKYVNAEKRISYPSLPQIAFKRKKKMEMLAEEMRVLYVALTRAKEKLFLVSSVKSADKKINQWLQASEHKEWLLNEYDRASANSYLDWIGPSLVRHKDCEALRGEGPVYPLVPADILEHPSCWNITIIKSEEAAVLSEEAKDGETDLLPLVYEGKPVPAESTYKDKVEEQLSWKYSYKQAAQHRSKQSVSEVKRQREIFSEEDSGTELIRKINKPLLGRPRFMQEKSLSPAERGTAMHAVMQHIDFSRPATVETISSKMAEMVHNELLTEEQHASIEPLLIVQFFETELGQRIVQAKSVRREIPFSLSFPAREIYSDWKGGAEPVLIQGIVDCVFEDEQGLVLLDYKTDGITGRFKGGFAEAKPVLENRYKVQIDMYTRALEQILKREVNERCLFFFDGAHTIKL, via the coding sequence ATGAAAATGGCCATACCGCCTAAGCCGGAAGATGCAACCTGGACTGATGACCAATGGAAAGCGATTATGGCCAAGGGCCAGGATATCCTGGTGGCTGCTGCAGCCGGATCAGGGAAAACGGCTGTTTTGGTTGAAAGGATTATCAATAAGATTATCGCTGATGAAGATCCTATTAATGTCGATGAACTGCTTGTTGTGACCTTCACAAATGCCTCGGCAGCCGAAATGAGGCACAGAATCGGCGAGGCTCTTGAAAAAGCGATAAATGCCGATCCGAAGTCAGCTCACCTCAGAAAGCAGGTAAGCTTATTAAACAGGGCATCCATCTCGACTTTGCATTCATTTTGCTTAGAGATGATCCGAAAATATTACTACATGACCGATATTGATCCCGGATTTCGAATCGCTGATGAAACAGAAGCACAGCTCTTAAGGGATGAAGTACTTGAAGAGCTTTTTGAAGAGGAATACGGTAGAGAGGGAAATGAAGCATTCTTTGCACTTGTTGACACTTTTACAAATGACAGGAGTGACACTGCGCTTCAGGATATAATTAGGGACTTATACGATTTTGCCCGCTCCAACCCTTCACCTGATCAATATCTTGATTCAATTGTTGAGATGTATAACGTGGATGGAGTTAACAGTCTTGAACAGCTTCCATTTGTCCGTTCCCTTTTGGAAGATATAGATCTTCAGCTGAAAGGGGCCAAGCAGCTGCTGGAATATGGGCTGGAGCTGACCAAGCTTCCAGGAGGACCGGCTCCGAGAGCAGAAAACTTTATCGCAGATCTGCACGTCGTAAATACTCTAATTGAAGCGAAAAATGATTCTTGGCTGATGCTATATGAAGCGATGCAATCATGGTCTTTTGGCAGAGCCAAAACGTGTAAGGGTGATGATTATGATGAAGGGCTGGTTGAAAAAGCAAAGAAACTTAGGGACCAGGCCAAGAAAATCATAACAGGCCTGCAGGAAGAATTGTTTTTCCGCAGACAGGAAAGCTTCATGCGTGACATGGCGGAAATGAAGCCACATATAGAATCGCTTGTTTCGTTAGTTAAAGAATTTTCCATTCGCTTTGACCAGGTTAAAACTGAAAAAGGGCTGGTTGACTTTGCCGATCTTGAGCATTATTGCCTTGAAATTCTTTCATCATCAGATGAAGAGGGGAGGCTTTTGCCATCAGAAGCAGCTCTTGCCTGCAAAAATCAGTTCAGAGAAGTTCTTGTTGATGAGTATCAGGATACCAACATGGTTCAGGAAGCTATTTTGCAGCTGGTAACGGCAGATTCAGAAGAAAACGGGAATCTTTTCATGGTAGGCGATGTAAAGCAGTCGATCTACCGTTTCCGCCTTGCAGAGCCTAATCTGTTTTTGGGTAAGTACACCCGGTTTGGCCGGGACGGAGAAGAGGCGGGGCTCAGAATTGATTTGGCACGCAATTTCAGAAGCCGTAAAGAAGTCCTGCATGGGACCAACTATATTTTTAAGCAAATTATGGGAACATCTGTCGGTGAAATTGAGTATGATCAGGCAGCTGAGCTTGTTAAAGGAGCTCCTTATTCAGAGAGTCAGGAACACCCTGTAGAAATTGCCATTATTGACCTTGAAGGAAATGAAAAAAACGAACCTGAGCCTAAATCAATGGATGAGGGTTTTGACAGCGAAGATTTAGCCCAGTCACAGCTCGAAGCCAGATTTATGGCGTCGAAAATAAAAGAAATCATTGAGAATCGGAAAGAAGTTTACAACACAAAGACCCAATCTGGGCGGCCTGCCAAGTATAGGGATATTGTCATCCTGCTACGTTCCATGACATGGGCTCCGCAAATAATGGAGGAGTTCAAACAGCAGGGAATCCCTGTTTATGCCAATCTCTCCAGCGGCTATTTTGAAGCAACGGAAGTAGCGATTATGATGTCACTTCTAAAAGTGATTGATAATCCATATCAGGATATTCCGCTGGCATCTGTTCTAAGATCTCCTATTTTGGGGCTGACCGAAGAAGAGCTTGCACAAATCAGGATCCATAATAAAAGAGGATCTTTCTATGAAGCATTGACTTCTTTTTGCCGGAATGACCCAACCCTGGAAACAGGAGAATTATATGAAAAAGTGCGGCCATTTTTTGATCAGCTTAAAGATTGGCGTGTGATGGCGCGCCAGGGTTCTCTTTCCGAGCTGATTTGGCATCTGTATAGAGAAACCAGGTTTTTTGATTTCGTGGGCGGCATGCCGGGCGGAAAACAGAGGCAGGCAAACCTTCGCGCATTGTACGACAGAGCAAGACAGTATGAAGCAACATCATTCAGAGGATTATTCCGCTTCTTAAGGTTTATTGAACGAATGCGGGACAGAGGCGATGATCTTGGCGCTGCCCGTGCTTTGGGTGAGCAGGAAGATGTTGTCCGCCTTATGACGATTCACAGCAGCAAAGGACTGGAATTTCCTTTCGTTTTCATTGCAGGGCTTGCCCGCACCTTTAATACGATGGACCTGAAAAAGCCATACATGCTTGATAAGGAATTTGGATTCGCGGCAAAATATGTAAATGCCGAGAAAAGAATTTCTTATCCCTCTTTGCCGCAGATTGCCTTTAAACGAAAAAAGAAAATGGAAATGCTTGCTGAAGAAATGCGGGTCCTATATGTTGCTTTAACAAGGGCGAAGGAAAAGCTTTTCCTTGTTTCGTCCGTCAAGAGTGCAGACAAAAAAATAAATCAGTGGCTGCAGGCATCTGAGCATAAAGAGTGGCTCCTGAATGAGTATGACAGGGCTTCTGCAAACAGTTACCTGGACTGGATTGGCCCATCGCTTGTAAGACATAAAGATTGTGAGGCATTGAGAGGGGAAGGGCCGGTGTATCCTCTCGTTCCGGCTGACATACTTGAACACCCTTCCTGCTGGAATATAACCATAATCAAAAGCGAAGAAGCTGCTGTTCTTTCAGAAGAAGCCAAAGATGGCGAAACGGATCTGCTGCCATTGGTTTATGAAGGTAAACCTGTTCCGGCTGAATCGACTTATAAGGATAAAGTAGAGGAACAGCTTTCCTGGAAATATTCCTATAAGCAAGCAGCACAGCATCGATCTAAACAATCCGTTTCGGAAGTGAAGAGGCAGCGGGAGATTTTTTCTGAAGAAGACAGCGGTACTGAATTAATCCGTAAAATCAATAAACCCCTGCTAGGAAGGCCTCGATTTATGCAGGAAAAATCACTTTCTCCAGCTGAACGGGGTACTGCTATGCATGCTGTCATGCAGCATATTGATTTCAGCAGGCCTGCAACTGTGGAAACGATATCTTCCAAAATGGCAGAGATGGTTCATAACGAATTGCTGACAGAAGAGCAGCATGCCAGCATTGAGCCGCTGCTGATTGTACAGTTTTTCGAAACCGAACTGGGACAAAGAATTGTTCAGGCTAAATCGGTAAGAAGAGAAATCCCATTCAGTTTATCTTTCCCAGCCCGGGAAATCTATTCAGATTGGAAGGGAGGAGCTGAACCAGTTCTCATTCAGGGGATTGTGGACTGTGTATTTGAAGATGAGCAGGGCTTGGTGCTTCTGGATTATAAAACGGATGGAATCACCGGCCGATTTAAGGGAGGCTTTGCTGAAGCCAAACCCGTTCTCGAAAACAGGTACAAAGTTCAAATTGATATGTACACCAGAGCACTGGAACAAATATTAAAGAGAGAAGTCAATGAAAGATGCCTATTCTTCTTTGACGGGGCTCATACAATTAAGTTATAG
- a CDS encoding HNH endonuclease — MGKKQTETGTCELCLREDTEITVHHLTPKEMGGTFMPTAKLCIPCHKQIHALYTNAELAVRLNSIELLQQDDKIGKYLKWIRKQPSSKITKAKKSNDRKSKGR, encoded by the coding sequence ATGGGAAAAAAGCAAACAGAGACGGGAACCTGCGAATTATGCCTGCGGGAGGATACTGAAATAACCGTCCATCATTTAACGCCGAAAGAAATGGGGGGCACCTTCATGCCGACCGCGAAATTATGCATACCCTGTCATAAGCAGATTCATGCTTTATATACGAATGCAGAGCTAGCTGTAAGACTGAATTCAATAGAATTATTACAGCAGGATGATAAAATTGGAAAATATTTGAAATGGATCAGGAAGCAGCCTTCATCTAAGATAACGAAAGCCAAAAAGTCTAATGACAGGAAATCAAAAGGACGATAA
- a CDS encoding spore germination protein, producing the protein MPAIIGPVQIINVGGGIVQFGDSLYISPKSNSKSTTGQGAANTGGLIITNNGLSASNVLDTSLVDQPNVGNN; encoded by the coding sequence ATGCCAGCTATAATCGGACCGGTACAAATCATCAATGTCGGCGGGGGGATTGTGCAATTTGGAGACTCCCTGTACATCTCTCCAAAAAGCAATTCCAAATCAACGACCGGACAGGGTGCCGCAAATACGGGCGGCTTAATCATTACAAACAATGGCCTGAGTGCCAGCAATGTACTGGATACCAGTCTGGTTGATCAGCCAAATGTCGGCAATAACTAA
- a CDS encoding spore germination protein GerPE, with amino-acid sequence MLQRTSSVDRINIDTIAFSSVFEIGDSCFIKGFSRAIAAQREAEYFNAKEGNFSVYPVFREPIPLIPIEEDITMQTTQLNPIIRVQNIDIIGVSSSSVIHIGNSGNISMEARVKHIRQVYPKNSTSQG; translated from the coding sequence ATGCTGCAAAGAACTTCATCCGTAGACAGAATCAATATTGACACCATCGCCTTTTCTTCTGTATTTGAAATTGGGGACTCCTGTTTTATTAAAGGATTCTCCAGAGCAATTGCTGCTCAGCGTGAAGCTGAATATTTTAACGCAAAGGAAGGGAATTTTTCAGTCTATCCCGTATTCAGGGAACCCATTCCTTTAATCCCTATTGAAGAAGACATAACCATGCAGACAACACAGCTTAATCCGATCATTCGGGTTCAGAACATTGATATTATCGGGGTTTCCTCCTCATCTGTCATTCATATCGGCAACAGTGGAAATATTTCAATGGAAGCCCGAGTCAAGCATATCCGTCAGGTTTATCCCAAAAACAGCACTTCTCAAGGATGA